From the Brachybacterium sillae genome, the window CTCCTCGGCGAGGAGGCCGTCCTCGTCGGTCTCGTCGGCCTCCGGGATCACCAGCACGCCCGCGGCGCTGGTGTGCACCCGTCCCTGGGATTCGGTGACCGGGACGCGCTGGACCCGGTGGACGCCGCCCTCGTGCTTGAGTGAGGCCCACACCCCCTGTTCCGGGGTGACGTCCCCTCGGGCGCGGATCACCACGGTGGCGTCCTTGAGCCCCCCGAGTTCCGTGGGAGTCTCGCTGACGGACTCCATCGACCAGCCGCGGTGCTGTGCGTATCCGCGGTACATGCGCAGCAGATCGGCCGCGAACAGTGCGGCCTCCTCGCCTCCGGCACCGGCCTTGACCTCTAGCACCACGTCGCGGGCGTCGTCGGGGTCCCGCGGGGCCAGCAGATCCTCCAGGCGTCTGCGGCTGTCGGCGGCGGCGTGCTCGAGCTCCTCGGCCTCCGCGGCGAGCTCGGGGTCGGACTCCCCCAGTTCCCGGGCAGCGGCCAGATCATCCTCGTCCCGCTGCCACTGGGCGTGGGCCGCGGAGATCTGGCTCAACTCGGCGTAGCGCCGGCCCAGACGGCGGGCCCGCTGCGCGTCGGCATGCACGGCCGGGTCGGCCATTTCCCGCTCCAGCTGCGCGTGCTCGCGTAGCAGGGCGTCCAGGCGCTCACCGGCCATGCGTTCTCTCCGTCCCTCTGCTCGACCCTCTGCTCATGCGACGACGCCGGCGTCCCTCAGGTCGGGGGACGCCGGCGCCGATCGGGAAGCTTACTTTTCGTTCTTTGTACCGTAGCGGGCCTGGAAGCGGGCCACGCGGCCGCCGGTGTCCAGGATCTTCTGCTTGCCGGTGTAGAACGGGTGGCAGGCGGAGCAGACCTCGGTGCTGATCGCACCGGAGGTGACCGTGCTGCGGGTGGTGAACGTGTTGCCGCAGGTGCAGGTCACCTGGGTCTCGACGTACTCGGGGTGGATGCCCGTCTTCATGGTGTCTCCTTCTCTCGATCTCTGGGTCGGCCTCCGGGAGGGGCCGTGAACCAGAAACGGCGACCAGTGTGCCACGGGAGGCCGGTGCGCGGGAGCATCGGCCACCCGGACGTGACGCATCCGACGCCCTGCGGCGTCGGGGACGTGAGGGAACGGTCAGTCGCCCGCGCGCGATGGCACGCTGGGGGTGCTCTTCTGGACGGTGACCAGGAACTCCGTGTTCGACTGCGTCTTCTTGACGTACTGCAGCAGCAGCTCGAGGGCCTGCTGGGGCTCCTGGGCCCCGAGCACGCGCCGCAGCTTCCACATGACGGCGAGCTCCTCCTTGCCCATGAGCTCCTCCTCGCGGCGGGTGCCGGACGCGTTGACGTCCACGGCCGGGAAGATCCGCCGGTCGGCCAGGGAGCGGGACAAGCGCAGCTCCATGTTGCCGGTGCCCTTGAACTCCTCGAAGATCACCTCGTCCATCTTCGAACCGGTCTCCACCAGCGCGGAGGCGAGGATCGTGAGGGAGCCACCGTTCTCGATGTTGCGGGCGGCACCGAAGAAGCGCTTGGGCGGATACAGCGCCGAGGCGTCCACACCACCGGAGAGGATCCGTCCGGAGGCGGGGGCCGCGAGGTTGTAGGCACGGGACAGGCGGGTGAGGGAGTCCAGCAGCACCACCACGTCCCGGCCCAGCTCCACCAGTCGCTTGGCCCGCTCGATGGCCAGCTCGGCGACGATGGTGTGGTCCGACGCCGGGCGGTCGAAGGTCGAGGCGATGACCTCGCCCTTCACCGTGCGCTGCATGTCGGTGACCTCCTCGGGGCGCTCATCGACGAGCACGACCATGAGGTGCACCTCGGGGTTGTTCGTGGTGATGG encodes:
- the prfA gene encoding peptide chain release factor 1 codes for the protein MAGERLDALLREHAQLEREMADPAVHADAQRARRLGRRYAELSQISAAHAQWQRDEDDLAAARELGESDPELAAEAEELEHAAADSRRRLEDLLAPRDPDDARDVVLEVKAGAGGEEAALFAADLLRMYRGYAQHRGWSMESVSETPTELGGLKDATVVIRARGDVTPEQGVWASLKHEGGVHRVQRVPVTESQGRVHTSAAGVLVIPEADETDEDGLLAEEMAPANLRIDVFRSSGPGGQSVNTTDSAVRVTHLPTGIVVSSQNEKSQLQNREAALRVLRSRLRDRHREEAAAEASAQRRSQVRSLDRSERIRTYNFPESRVTDHRTGVKSHALEQVLGGDLDAFVLASRQAERAARLAEPEETS
- the rpmE gene encoding 50S ribosomal protein L31 gives rise to the protein MKTGIHPEYVETQVTCTCGNTFTTRSTVTSGAISTEVCSACHPFYTGKQKILDTGGRVARFQARYGTKNEK